One Nitrospirota bacterium DNA segment encodes these proteins:
- a CDS encoding tetratricopeptide repeat protein: MMAEKSKQFIKDNLTISDEKAPLIALMFLLLITFLAYRSILYNDFVSYDDYLCIIDNPIVKDGFTKEAVTAALISQHAANWHPLSWFSHMMDVELFGFNAGGHHGVSLLFHLANVYFLYVLLVQLTARKWESLIVTALFAIHPLNVEAVAWATQRKTVLSTLFWLLCLISYVKYTRDSKRENLLLALLFEILALLSKPQAVIIPLTMLIVDFWPLKRFKARGWLKISVEKIPFLGLSILGGLSAIWSQGSYGAVVSTQIIPFSVRIPNAIDSVFFYIGKVLYPVKLSCFYPYMGDSKAAIATVEGIVILITAAIAIKLKDRLPYLLMGLLWFISTLLPVIGIIHVGYAAAADRYMYVPIVGIFILLVWGISDAGKRLRTINIFSKYALLPVILALFVMTQRQVGFWKDSVSLYTHAANAVKFNYVAYSNLGQIYLKKGHLEPALMNFTEAYKIMPESPEINYNMFITLKRLGRYTEAEKYYVSSAPVWYSGDLPVFYKQLGRLMLKNRKYKEAFNCFLKTLQIDRNDVEGFKLIATALENMGRYDDAIAALKKAAMLNPDDKEINVRLETLDQKKSK; encoded by the coding sequence ATGATGGCAGAAAAAAGTAAACAATTTATTAAAGACAACCTTACAATAAGTGATGAGAAAGCGCCACTTATAGCTCTCATGTTTTTGCTTTTAATCACTTTCCTTGCCTACCGAAGTATCTTGTACAACGACTTTGTAAGCTATGACGATTACCTGTGTATAATTGATAATCCGATAGTTAAGGATGGATTTACAAAAGAGGCTGTGACTGCGGCACTCATTTCCCAACACGCTGCCAACTGGCATCCTCTCTCGTGGTTTTCCCACATGATGGATGTAGAGTTATTTGGTTTTAATGCCGGAGGACATCATGGAGTGAGTCTTTTGTTTCATCTCGCAAATGTTTATTTTCTATACGTACTGCTTGTTCAGCTTACGGCAAGAAAATGGGAAAGCCTTATTGTGACGGCACTTTTTGCCATCCATCCGTTAAACGTAGAGGCTGTTGCGTGGGCTACTCAGAGAAAAACTGTGCTCTCAACACTTTTTTGGCTGCTTTGTCTTATTTCATACGTTAAATACACGAGGGATTCTAAGCGGGAGAATTTACTTTTAGCCCTGCTCTTTGAAATCCTTGCCCTGTTGTCTAAGCCGCAGGCCGTGATTATTCCTCTGACTATGCTGATAGTGGATTTCTGGCCGCTTAAACGCTTCAAAGCCCGTGGATGGCTTAAGATATCTGTAGAGAAAATTCCTTTTTTGGGTCTTTCCATTTTAGGAGGTCTCTCTGCTATCTGGTCACAGGGCAGCTATGGAGCGGTGGTTTCAACCCAAATTATTCCTTTTAGTGTAAGGATTCCAAATGCCATAGACTCCGTGTTTTTTTATATCGGAAAGGTGCTGTATCCGGTTAAGCTGTCTTGTTTCTATCCGTATATGGGTGACAGCAAGGCGGCAATAGCCACAGTGGAGGGAATAGTTATATTAATTACAGCGGCAATCGCCATAAAATTAAAAGACAGGCTGCCATACTTACTGATGGGGCTGTTGTGGTTTATAAGCACACTTTTGCCGGTAATTGGCATTATCCATGTTGGTTATGCAGCTGCGGCTGACAGATATATGTATGTGCCGATTGTAGGGATTTTCATATTGCTTGTATGGGGTATATCTGATGCTGGAAAGAGGCTCAGGACAATTAACATTTTTTCCAAATATGCACTGCTACCGGTTATTTTAGCGCTTTTTGTTATGACTCAGCGGCAGGTTGGGTTTTGGAAAGACTCCGTGAGCCTATATACTCATGCAGCTAACGCTGTTAAATTCAACTATGTGGCCTATAGCAATCTTGGGCAGATTTACCTTAAAAAGGGGCATCTTGAACCGGCACTAATGAATTTCACAGAGGCTTATAAAATAATGCCGGAGAGCCCTGAGATAAACTATAACATGTTTATTACTCTGAAAAGATTAGGGCGTTATACAGAGGCTGAAAAATACTACGTATCGTCTGCTCCGGTCTGGTATAGCGGAGATCTACCGGTGTTTTATAAGCAATTAGGCCGCTTGATGCTTAAAAATAGAAAATATAAAGAAGCGTTTAATTGCTTTTTAAAAACTCTTCAAATAGACAGAAATGATGTGGAGGGATTTAAACTTATCGCAACGGCACTTGAAAATATGGGTAGATACGATGATGCCATAGCTGCACTAAAAAAAGCCGCTATGCTAAATCCTGATGATAAAGAAATTAATGTGAGGCTTGAGACGTTAGATCAGAAAAAAAGCAAATGA